AAGTCGGTGGATGAGCACGCCATCAGCAGGGTGGAGTTCCTTCCTGTCCAGTGGCACACGGCTCTGCACGGAGACGCCACCGGGGTGGACAGGTGAGGAGAGTTAGGTTTACATGGACTGTGTTCTTTTTTATcttaacagaaaaatgaaatctTATAAATCTGTAATATCAGGTCAATAAACAGTCCATCAGGATCCATTAAGTCCAGATATGCCAAGTCAGTTGTCCATTAATTGTTAAGCAGAACATCAGTTTTATGGAAGGACTGACGACCAAATCAATTGAAAACCATCAATGCTTTTGGTTCTTTGAATACTTTCTGACTCAAattgattaaaataaactaaagtGTTTTGATGGTACAACAATGTAACgcactggtttgtttttaatagcTATTAGACAACAGAGGAGTTTTGGTGGCACGAACACAGATAACACTTGTTAGAGAATTTCTTTTaacaaaaagaacacacagaCCATAATCtgacttctttctcttttcaggaGGATAAAGAAGATCACCCTGCCCAGCACTGGACGGTTACGTCACTTTACGAATGAGACTTTATTAGACGTGCTGTTCTACAACAGTCCCACGTACTGCCAGACCATCATGGACACAGTTGCCCTTGAGATTAATAGACTTTATGCTCTGTTCCTGATGAGGAACCCAGACTACAGAGGAGGAATATCAGTGTCTGGACACAGTTTAGGTACCAAACCAGTTCAGTAGCTTCAgcacctctgctctctctgtttctctggtTTCTACAAGGTGGTTCTGATTTTTGTTCTTGCAGGTTCACTGATTCTCTTCGACCTGCTTTCTAATCAGAAGGATGGCTCTCTTGCAGCAGCCATGCCAGTCATGCACACTTCTAATGGAGACGCCAAACAGGTCATACAACAGTTAATCAACtaaacacaggaacacatcttCTATTATATATGTCTATTTATTTACCCACTGAATGTGATGCATCTTAGAATTGATCAGGAACATTTTCAGATCTTTGGTTTCCTATTGTACATAATGAAGTAGATCAAAATACGGTTGCAATACATCATGTAAGTTCTGCTTCTCTTATCAGGCGGCAGCCCCTGTTACACAGGACAGTAATGCAGTCGCTCCTCCGGCTGTAGAACAGGAGGTCaaagaagacgaagaggagTGTGAAGATCTTTCTACTATGCTGGAAAATCTGGGCCTGTCCGAGTACATGAGCACCTTTGATGAGGAGAAGATTGACAGCGAATCTTttgtaagatttaaaaaaacttttttcctcttaagataaaaaaaaaacaactgataaTTAAAAGTCTGGTAAGAGCTAATGCTGTTTTCTCATGTTAAACCTCATGTAAGTCTCAGAAGATAGTGATTGAGTTTATTTCGTCCATTTCTTTCAGCTCATGTGCACTGCTGAGGACCTGAAGGAGATGGGAATCCCACTGGGCCCCAGGAAAAAGATCAGCAAGTTTGTAGAAGAAAGACTGATCAAGCAGGCAAGTTGGTgtcctgcgtgtgtgtgtgtgtatgtgtgcagctATTAAACCAGTGGTGATTGCAGTGCTGATGTGCTTTTATTCATCTCTGTCATGCTTTTACGTATGCAGGCTGCACGTCAGGCAGCCCAGGAGAAGAAAGCAGAAGCCAAAGAGCTCAGTCTGGTTGTGGCACCGCCTCCAGCAGCTGAAGCTCTCCCTGATGCCGCTCTGCAGAAGCTTCCTGTTGGCAGcactttctcctccatccaTGTCAACTACAATTACTTTGAAGTTGGTACTGGACAGGTAATAGTGACTTCAAAACACAATGAGgtgatgtttttaaagatctttTTATGTAGCAATTACTTCCCTGACGTTTTGTTCTACAGGTGTCAGTGGTCTACCACGGTCTTGACTTTGAGCCAATGAATTTCTTCGCTTTGGGTTCTCCGATTGGCATGTTCCTGACAGTCCGAGGACTGGAGAACATCGAGGAGTCGTACCAGCTGCCCACGTGCAAGGGATTCTTCAATATATACCATCCGGTAGGCTGCTCCATAACCTGTTCATCCTGAAAGACGGAATCACTGCTAATGAAACGGATGATGTTCAAAAGTTATTCACCCACTTGACTTGAAGCATGCTTCTGTCTTTCGTAATTGTTCAAAGGCATTTATTCTGTCAATTCAATCGACTCTATAATTCTTTAGTCagtttcatatgttttttttagtaTTTAGTATTATTGTCTCATAAATATAAGCAATTTCCTCTAAACACTAATTCCCCAAATGATTATTGTTGTGCATGAAAATACAGATCAAACTAGAATGGACCTCAATAGATCCTATACCACTGCCAAGGCCTAACAGTCTCTATAAATTAGACGGCACGAAATTAGGCACACAAATAGACTGATTTCTTTGATCAAGATCTATGCATTATTCCCTTGGTTATTGCCGATCTTACACTGTTAAAATTAAGTTTTATGGAAACCTGTTAAGTTGTTGTGTAATTCTGCTCATAAACAATAAACTGGACACGGCGAATACATAACCTCTTTGGCGGGGGCAAGTCTTCAATGTCACTTAATGTTTTAACCCTCTAATCGTTGTTCTTGTAGTTGGACCCTGTGGCCTACAGGATCGAGCCCTTGATCATACCAGACCTGGACCTGAAGCCTGTTCTGATCCCTCATCACAAAGGAAGGAAGAGACTTCATCTCGGTACGACACTCGCTCATTTATCGTCCCAGATTACTTGACCACTGTTGTCTTAATGCTGATAACACATTTAATATGCTTCAAGtgaattcattttaattcactTGAAGCTAAAATAGTTAGTAAATGTTGTTCATGTAGTACTGTCCTCAGTTCAGTCCTCTCTGCCTCTTATGGGAGGGGTGTCCTAAGTTGAGAGGTGAAGAAATACAAAGAATCTATTCTTACATAAGCTGTGTATTCTATGGCAAAGAATACACAGGGTTTTACTTAAGCTGAGAGACAAAATTAAGTTTCACTTGTCTAAAATTTAAACacgaagaaaaggaagagaagcTGCTGTTGTACCATTTTGTAGACAAGtaaaataactcaaataaaagtaaagtaatAACCTCTAGTCACTTTTGCATTTTTTGTAAAGACTCGGGACTGAGCAAATTTCTCCATGCAGATTGGTCAAGTTGTGgatgtctgtgtttcagagcTGAAGGAGAGTCTCACCAGGATGGGCTCAGACCTAAAGCATGGTTTCATCACCTCCCTGAGGAGCGCCTGGCAGACGCTCAACGACTTCGCTCGCGCTCACACCTCGTCCGCCCAGCTTCAGGCCGAGCTGGCCATGGTGGCAAATCAGATTGAAGAACAGGAGAAGCAAGCGGAGGAGGGTGAGTTTCTCTGATCATGACTCTTCAGTGTGAGGGATTTCTGTATTGTTTCGCGATTAATTAGTGGATTCTGATTTCCCACAGAGCACAAGATCACAGAGGGCCCTGAGcctcagagagaagaggagcctCAGGTGAAGATCGGGATGTTGAACGGAGGGAAGCGCATCGACTAcgtgctgcaggagaagcccATCGAGAGTTTCAACGAGTACCTGTTTGCCCTCCAGAGTCATCTCTGCTACTGGTACAGAGCTCCCCATTTCACTCTGGCTTTTTAACACTgcacatctttaaaaaagatttaaaatgatCCTGCAAGTTCCTCCAAGTGAAACCaaaatgatttgattttaaattttgttGTTTGACAAAGACATTAATCAGCCACTCTATGAAGTACAAatcatacaaatattttttttttagcaagaAGTTTATTGATTGGAGAATTTGATGCTTTTCCTATTGCTTCTGTAGCTCACCCCCACTTCAGCTGTTAGCAAGATGAGGGTGACGCTTCTACAGTAAACCCCTTTCTTATTTTCCAGGGAATCTGAAGACACTGCTCTGCTCATCCTCAAAGAGATCTACAACACCATGGGGATCCATCCAGAACAACTCATACATTAACAACATGAAGTACCTGAGATGAAAAGAAGACCGTCTCAAACTCTCATTAGGTTGATTTTATGTCAGTTCTCCGGGATTTTGATTCTTTCTCAAatctttcctcttttattttctattcatgtAGTTAAGTGTGCAGATGAATAATACAATTGTATTATAACATTTGTCTTAAATTAAGAAATATATACGAATGAGCTGTTAGTTTCAGACACTTGACAAGtttgatattacatttttatagtATAAATTATAGAACGGGTCAAGTTTACTGAATACAtgtgaattaaatcaaatgcCAACAGCagaaatgacacagcagcagttaCTGCAGCCTtctgtatgttttatttcatggcCAAAATGTCAATAAATCATTTCCTTGCACAACGTTGTTGCTGTTTGGATCGTTGTGTACCGCTGAGAGGAAGACATGTAACGTTTCTCCAGCAGGACGAGGAGACTTTTAAGACTATCTACAAAAAGCTGTAATATCTGCAAAGacattgattttaaaaataattacagaACAGGATGAGATGTGGGAATGACCTGCTTTCTTTATGAAGAAAATAAAGCCCTTGTGTGACAGCTGTGCACTGTGTAAACATCCTCCCTCATcattaaatggaataaaaaaaagaagagcctACAGCCGTCTGCACGGACTCAAATAGTAATTTCCTGTCTCTTCAATCATGTAggtaaatacaaatgtattcaAGTCAAAAGTGTGTTAGAAAAGTATGTACAAGATTGGCTGTAACATTCGATCGCAGTCCAGAATTAAAACCGTAGAGCTGCAAGAGATGTTCACTGGTCTGAAACGAACAAACAATAACACTGGGTGGTGGTCCTGAAATATTAAAGCGCTGCATGCTGTGAGCCGATCTGTGCCCCTGGTTCTCAAACTAGTTAATCAGCATGCGTCTTTGTTCTACTGATCCCATGATGACACACGACTGTCATCAGACAAAAGGAAGGTAGTGACTGACAAGTCACATtgaaaaccccccaaaaaaggtcCCTTTTTAATCTCAAGGTCAGTCTGAGACATCCTgtgtatatattaatacatattaaCTAAGAACAGAACAATATGGCTCCACTTACAATTGGTCCTACAACACTGTGCTAAGTGGAAGATTGGTTGTATCTAAAAGTTGAGATTCAAAGgaaattttatttaattaagatATTGCAACTCTTTCCATTCCGCTGGAACCCGTGACGGCTGGCATGTTTTCTTGGAAAACACAAATCATCTAAAACAGCggacatcttttttttctgacatCATTTTCAGCCACAGCAAAAATCAACATGGTGAAGAAACCGGCTGACCCTCGGGTGATGTGTTTGAACCACGCAGGATGAATTAATGAGAAGTTTGTGTACCATGTGTAAGGAGACAtagtgttttttcagttttctctccgCTTGTCTGTTACTGTATGTCGTTTTTTGGGGGCAGGTTTAAAGGTCGTCCCCCCTCAAAAAGACATTTCTTATCATCATGAGGTCATGTGACGATGCCTAGGGGTCAGCCCCGCCTCCTAACAACGCCAGGAAAGAGAAAGCGGAGGGCTGACATTTCCTTCATGCTCTGGAAGGGGCTGAAGGAAAAAGCATTTCAGACAGaactgaaaagaggagctgaagcAATGGAAAGTATGAGAACAGTGATGCGTCAATATAAGAGAGTAAACCGTTTATAACtgaaattaaaaagataaaccTGAATGAGagtataatatgtctcctttaacaaCTGCTTGCTGATagagatgaaatgttaaaagCAACAAAAGCTTAAATCCAGGAGATCTATTACTTATTGAACGAGTGTAACTTTTCCTCCAGCGGGTTCaatattattgatttaatcaTGTACTCTTGAAGCGGCTCTAACTCTTCAATAAGACTCGTACCATGTTGTATAGTTTGATCAGCGCTCATGTCTGTACATTCATTTGTCTACAACTGTGCGGTGAAACGCAGAAGGATCAATGTAAACATGTCTTTGCCGTGACGCGTCTGTGTCGTCACCTCAGTCTTTAACACTGGAATGACTCTGGGTTCGTTAGAGGCTCGCTCAGTCCTGCGTTTTGCTCTGCGTCTTGAAGGCCTGCTTGCGAAGATGAGCCTCGATCTCCTCACGGAAAACCAGCATGCCCAGGTGGGGGTGGGAGGCCTCGTTCATGGCTTTGGACTGGATGCACATGCGGTACTGCTCGGGCGTCAGCTCGTCCGCACACTGCTTCTCGTGCCACATGTGGAAGAGGCCGGACACCGGCGTTCGGATCACTATCAGGTCGCTCCGGAGATACTTCCTGTACAAATGGACGTCTTCCACACCCCAGCCTTTCACCTCCAAGTCAAACCCTCCTGCAGGAagatttttcaaaaatgttgaaTGACTCAAAAGCTGATCATGATTCTGCAGTTGAGTGTTGAGAAATGTTCAGTGCTCACCAATATTTAGGAAATCTGAGCGATACTGACATGTCATTCCAAACCCAAAGTCTCTCCAGAATCCAGCATCCTTTTTGTGAATCTGTTTGAAAAGAGACGATCACTTAAACCAACATTTGAAAATGACAGAATTTAAGTTTCTCATAATTCTAGACACATCAGAGATAATGTGAACTTCCTCACCAGTTGGAGTTCATGAGGTGGAGCCAGCTCCAAATTCCCATAGACTATGGCAGGATTGTACAGACTGAACACCACTGGATAAAAGACTTTCTTGTCTACAACACAGAAAGACATTCAGCTTCACTCAACCTGAACACAAAAGACAATAAAAGGTAACAGATATGAGGTCCAATATTATAAGAAACCTACTCGGTGCAGTGTGGAGACGACAGGCGTACAGGAACTCCAGTGTGAAATGGATGTCCACgtcacaaaaaaacatcagcaCGTCGCCTTTCTTCCAGGCGTGGGCTCCGATGTCCAGACCCCGACCCCGTGAAAACTCCTCGTCCACGGGGATCAGAGTGTAATTGGAGAAGTTCTCCTCCCTGGCgatatttaaatgttcatttaaCTGTTATGCAAAGAACGTAGCACATCATGAAAAGCGCGTTCTCGTCTGAGGCTACAAACCTTGACATTTTTTCCAAAGACGAAGTTGCCTCCTGAAGACCGTCCTGCCCAAAATACACCACAGTGAGATGTACTCGTCTGTCCTGCTGTATGCACACCTCCCtggaaacacattttatatattaGTCTCATCATTTACGAGAGCAATTTAATATGGAGAAATGGTCAATATGGTCACATGATCTCCAAGTGACAAATAACTTTGGGTACTCACGAATGTGTGTTCAAATCCGCACACAAATATCAAGTAACTTGTGCACATGTTAAAACAGTTTCGTGCTCACATTACCAACGGAATACATATCAATATTTTAAGAACAGATTTTAACTTCCACTTCACAGACTTCTGTTTGCTTTCAAACAGCTTCCTCAAAATGTCTGTTCTCATTTTTTTGACATTCTTGGTTTATTTACAGATTGTTAAATGCGAGTTCCCGGATCGCTTGATACGCACGGATCAGCTCACACGTGCATGTTTTTCGGCTCTCTGCTCCACACAGATTAATCCAAAATGTTTGTGATATTGTTTCATCTAATTTCACAGGAAAAGTTGAATATCAAGTCATCATGCGTGAACGCCAATTCAACCTGAACGTGCTGGATCACGCCAGGCTGACGAGGAGGGATTCATTCTCACCTGAAGTTGTGCAAGAACTGAGAGAAGGTTTCTACTCTGCCCGACAGTGGCACAATGATGTTAATAATCATTCCTGATGTTTCCACAGATGTGCTCCTGACTTTCATTAAAGGCCCAAAAGGCCTGAAGAGCGTGACGTGACGGAAACTGCTGGAATCCTCTTTGGAGAAGAAGAGCTCGTAAAGCGTCCCTTTGTCTCGCTCTGTCCTGTACAGTCCTGTCAAAGATaatcaaaaaaataacaatacttCCCAGAGAGAACACGTCAGCTTCAGTCATCCGTCTTGAGtcaggtagtgtgtgtgtgtgtgtgtgtgtgtgtgtgtgtgccttacCCTCAGTAAAGTGAACCTCTGTGTACATTTGTCTCTGCATCGGCACGTCGTCCTCCACGCCGTCCTCCTCGTCGGGGTTGTTGATGATGTCCAGTGCGGCCTCaatcacctccaccagctcgtccCGCCGGTCTTTGCGTACAGGTTTCTCCTCCGGGTGTCGCGTCAGCCCCATCTCCAGCTGATACACCTTGGACGAGGTGAAACTCTCAAAGGGCACCAGGGCATACTCGCTGGGCAGGCGTGCCCCCGTGTTGACCTCGGCCTTGTCGATCTGAGAGTGCAGGTACTCCAGCAGATCTCCTGGCTCTTGGTCCTTAGTCTCTGCCAGGCCCTGCACCCCAGGGGGCTCCTTCTTGTCCTGCAGGAGCTTCAGCTTCTCGCTCAtatcctgcagctcctgcttgAGTTGGGCGATCTGGCGCTTGAGGCTGGCGGCGCGGCTCGAGTGgcgctcctcctgctcctgcagtAGGGCCTGGTAATACTCCTTGCTGTAGGTCTCTCCTGCTAGGCCAGGCAGTGTCAGGCTGACGTCTGCTGGAGGGGTGCACTCCAGCAGGTacgcaaacagcagcagcaccagcagcaggaagagccCCAGGAAGAGCCAGCGGACGCGGCCCTGGAGCGGCAACCCCCGCCTGGCCATCACGCTCACATACAAGCTATAGTTGATAAGTCTGCATTCCCTTTAGCCGCAGATCACATCACTTATGACATGCTTGATCACAGCCGCTTAGAGATCTGGAGATCCATCgatgttgttttattgtgaaggtccGGGCTCTGGGCTCCAGTAAATCCTCATACATTAGTCCTCTGTTAATCCAGGAGATGATCACCTGACAAAACCAATCAGAGTAAGACAGTGGAGATCAGTAAACAATCAGACACAACACTTTGTGTTCCCATTCACTCCACCTTTGTAATTAACCAACCTGCCACTGACAATTCCATTCACATTGAAACATGTGTCTGTAACAACATGTTCATCTTCTTCAGAGATTTCACGTTTTAAAGACTCAatcacagaaagacacacatgcagaattAGCTTCACCTGGACTGTCCTCGTTTGCACACGGCGACGAGCTCTGAGCGAAACAACAGTACAGAGGAGGTGGACGAGATTAACAACCGGCAAGATAATAACAATGACTTCCGGTTAAACAGTgtcctcttcaaaataaaggcacCACACGCCCCAGAACAGCTGgccaattaaaataaataattctaataatatatttatttgtataaagcacctttcataaaataaatgcagctcaaagtgcttcacacacaGTATagatgaagatttttttttgtattatttaattaaaattgagaagagaagagattttAAGAAGACATTAGAACAtgtaaaagtaaagtaaatacaTCATGTAAGAAACAAAATAAGATGGAAATAGAAAagaatgtgataaaaaaaatataagatCTCAGGAGTGCAGGCAAGTGCAAGATCTAGTCAATTAAATGGAAAAGCCAAAGTGACAGGTAGATTAGAAGAATGTAAGGTGAGGAGAAAAACTACTACAGTATTCAGGATAGCTTTCCTGACGATAAGGattttattacctccaccaaggaggttaagtttgtatctgtatttgtttgtttggaggtttgttagtttgcatgattatgcaaaaactactcaaacgATTTCCATGAACATGACCCAAGGACAAATCCATTAAAGTTTGTTGTACAGACTTTCttattctcttttgttaacTTTGTAAGATAGAGTTTTTCATCACTTCTGTTGAGttctaaaaaaaagaatccatggatcttgatgagagaaatcagacatgtttaggggtCCTATAttcatgagtttgtgcaatttggtacAGATCCAAATAAGAATCTGGAGGTCTGGGGCTTTTACACTTAATACCACCACATACTGGGCACTGTTGTTCCATGAAGGTCACACAAACCTACAGCTCCAGGCCTCGGCACATTGAGTAATGGTGTTCTCTTCTATCCTGGCACTAGTAGACTTCACCTGAGCTCACAGGTGTAAATCAGCCTCAGACAGCAGTAATGAAAACCAGCAGGGTTCTGAGTCTAAGGTGCCAGAGTTGGAAAACATTACTCAAATAATTCAAACACCTAAGGTAGTTAACGAACCATTTATTTGAGGATTGACAGCAATAGAGAaagctttattttcatttaaatacatttttctaattAAATAGTGACAGCGCTGGTTTAATAGGCGCCGCATTTTGTTTCCCTCTGGAAAGGAAGAGTTTAAAGCCAAAAAACATACAGAACTCTGAGTGTTGTACCAATATTAACTTGCCAGAAGCTAATATAAAATACTTTGTAAAGCTTGGGATTAGATATTAGTGAGATCCCGACTACTGCATATAAATATGTACCAAAGAGCAATTCTGCTTGATCAAAAGGTTTTAAGCAGTTTGAAGGGAAGAGCCAGTAACAAAACTGGAACTTTAAGAAAAGCTTGTTAGGCTGTTTCAATGCAGAATACCTTCACAACTCTATGAAGGAAGTTATACTGTATTGACTGCAACAAGTCAATTTTCTCTCCAAGTAGTCatgtaaacagagacagacgTGAACTTAAAGTGTAAAGTTCTGCAAAATTCAGTccatgagagagacagagcacaGCCATGCACCATGTCTGTAACACACTGGAGTAGATGTTTGTACTGAACTGCGATGGAAAACTTCTGCTTACTGACTTTAAAATAGTCATCTCTGTGGCTTGGTCACTTTTAAATCCACACAGCTAACTATGGGTAACATACGCAGGGAAGATTTCACATCGTcataaaagacatttaaatgcaATGATTTACAGGCTACAGCTTTGCCTTGTTTATTAGCAGTCAACAAGGGTAAAGATGAATGCAGCGCTGGTTAAAAGCCACAGTAAACTCTCAAAGCGATACCACCACACTGGTATGAACGTATCCTGTGTGGGTGACGGCTGTATACTCAGACTAAACTTTACACATCATCAGGTGAACATCACAGCTTCTGAAATATTAAACAACTCACATGTTTGTGGTTAATGTAGGAAATGAAGCCTGATTGGACATCTTAGTCGTCATTTATCATGGGAAGGACAACTACACACAGTGAGGTTTAAACCCACACACACggtttgtcacacacacaattgctGTCATTGTAAGTATTTCACATGCTGATGCATGAAATGTCAACTGTGGTATCTTTATCACACCATCCCTCTGAAAATCCTCATCGCCTACATGTCGTGAACTCTTAATTTGAAGGACCCGAGCCGGATATGGCCACGGTTCAGCAGCTAGCTTAGCGATGTTAGGAGCTACACTTCGCTTTCATGTTATTTCTCGGTTGTTATGCGGCCTGTTGATGAATCAAAGCGGCCATAAAAACAATAACTCACATGTcgctgtgtgtgtccgtccctGTGTGggctcacagcagcagctcggcgCGGAAACCAGCGGGGGCAGCAGCTTGTGATGCAGATGCCACGGAGCAACGAGCAGAGTGGGTCGGAGTCTACTTCCGGTCAAAAGTATCCAATGGGATGTTGGGAAGGAATGTCGTCATCAAACATGGTAAATAACCTTGTTCATAATCATGACTCGATTATTGAcaccatttttcttttcttttaatatgtAGTCTATTTGGattattatctattta
The Platichthys flesus chromosome 12, fPlaFle2.1, whole genome shotgun sequence DNA segment above includes these coding regions:
- the sec23ip gene encoding SEC23-interacting protein, with the translated sequence MADRKNNNASNSGANLLFNAAPEFNFNLPFMPVSQASGSAVLSGEDSTEVGEEDSFLGQTSGNGPAPSTFNYFSSPVTSSDPFASIGQSPYPPAALSAAPTAMGPVSAPSSIGLASPHQQSMGSHMNPATPAFGSAVYQSPMGRHTPPPTTMTPPPPLMQPQSHNPYRHTPTSSKASPYMPAPEVLPLMHTPQQNTYPLSSTPQTFPMSGPPFTRPPPTHIQGPPPPPTTAGAVVPAGPMMQYQYNVYEPVQPHWFYCKLVESKCVWLPFSLIDSLQLEETYNSVQPDPENVIVRTEGGRYDVQLYDRMRTSVYWEEEPTEVRRCSWFYKGDSDSRFIPYSEEFSEKLEAEYKKAVSTNQWHRRLEFPSGETIVMHNPKVIVQFQPSSIPDEWGTTQDGQTRPRVVKRGVDDDNDEVPDGELPKVDHLVFMVHGIGPVCDLRFRSMVECVDDFRSVSLKLLHSHFKKSVDEHAISRVEFLPVQWHTALHGDATGVDRRIKKITLPSTGRLRHFTNETLLDVLFYNSPTYCQTIMDTVALEINRLYALFLMRNPDYRGGISVSGHSLGSLILFDLLSNQKDGSLAAAMPVMHTSNGDAKQAAAPVTQDSNAVAPPAVEQEVKEDEEECEDLSTMLENLGLSEYMSTFDEEKIDSESFLMCTAEDLKEMGIPLGPRKKISKFVEERLIKQAARQAAQEKKAEAKELSLVVAPPPAAEALPDAALQKLPVGSTFSSIHVNYNYFEVGTGQVSVVYHGLDFEPMNFFALGSPIGMFLTVRGLENIEESYQLPTCKGFFNIYHPLDPVAYRIEPLIIPDLDLKPVLIPHHKGRKRLHLELKESLTRMGSDLKHGFITSLRSAWQTLNDFARAHTSSAQLQAELAMVANQIEEQEKQAEEEHKITEGPEPQREEEPQVKIGMLNGGKRIDYVLQEKPIESFNEYLFALQSHLCYWESEDTALLILKEIYNTMGIHPEQLIH
- the csgalnact2 gene encoding chondroitin sulfate N-acetylgalactosaminyltransferase 2 — translated: MARRGLPLQGRVRWLFLGLFLLLVLLLFAYLLECTPPADVSLTLPGLAGETYSKEYYQALLQEQEERHSSRAASLKRQIAQLKQELQDMSEKLKLLQDKKEPPGVQGLAETKDQEPGDLLEYLHSQIDKAEVNTGARLPSEYALVPFESFTSSKVYQLEMGLTRHPEEKPVRKDRRDELVEVIEAALDIINNPDEEDGVEDDVPMQRQMYTEVHFTEGLYRTERDKGTLYELFFSKEDSSSFRHVTLFRPFGPLMKVRSTSVETSGMIINIIVPLSGRVETFSQFLHNFREVCIQQDRRVHLTVVYFGQDGLQEATSSLEKMSREENFSNYTLIPVDEEFSRGRGLDIGAHAWKKGDVLMFFCDVDIHFTLEFLYACRLHTAPNKKVFYPVVFSLYNPAIVYGNLELAPPHELQLIHKKDAGFWRDFGFGMTCQYRSDFLNIGGFDLEVKGWGVEDVHLYRKYLRSDLIVIRTPVSGLFHMWHEKQCADELTPEQYRMCIQSKAMNEASHPHLGMLVFREEIEAHLRKQAFKTQSKTQD